In Prinia subflava isolate CZ2003 ecotype Zambia chromosome 8, Cam_Psub_1.2, whole genome shotgun sequence, the genomic window GCAAGAATAAGAACAGGCAATGAGcaatttccacagaaaaagaagtttaCAAAAAAGCCATTCAGGTCACCATCAAAATCAGTATTTGCTATTTATAAGCACGTTTTAAAACGTCAGCTAAAACGGATGGGGACAGAAATAACTCAGGAAACCatctgaaaattaaatcagggaggagaaggaataTCCTCCACCATGACAGCAAGCTGGCTTGGTTCAGTGACAGGGGAGAAGAGACCCAGAGTGGTTGGAAGGGAAGGAACAaagccacagagcagcagagggagcagagctgcctcctggTGGCAACAGCAGAGCAATCCACAAGCTTGGTTTGCTTCTGTCCCAGGAGCCACTGCTCCCAATTTcaacttctgtttgtttgggtaTCTCTGGATATTTATCATTTGCAtcaaaataagttttatttctttgatttaAATCACTTTAGGTAATCACTACTAGAAAGCTTTGTAACAGACAGCAGTTTTTAGAGAGGGGCCAAAACATTCAATAGGAAGAATTAGGAAGAGGGATTTAAACAATAAAATTGTTCCCAATTAGCTTCAACTGGGAAGAGGACAGAGAACCCCTGAGGGAAAGGGGATATGGAACAGACCTCCAATGCTGCTCTATGGGAAACTGCATTAGAAAGAAATACAACTGACTTACTTGTTTGCTGTCTTTGTTGGAAGAAATTTCATCATCTTCCACCCAAGCATAAGTAACATAATCCTTCACATGCCTGAAAGTCACCTGCAGAGGAAGACACAAACCATCAGCTTCCTGATGGAAACAAAAACCATACTACATGAAAAACAAAGTTGGGAGAGATGTTTACTGTTTCACTGAAGTAATTAAAACACTCTTAGgatcaaaatattttggggCATGCACACATCTTTTGTTTCTGAGAGGGTGGGACTGCTCTTTCTCTCACCCTTccaacttttatttttgtcctttctttttgATGCAGAAACTCCTTTCCACAGCTTCTGCAACATTTTACTTTGATAAAGAATCAGATTATCTTAGCAGAGAATTCAAAGCGTGTGGAAGAACTCACACGCTGTAGAGCTAAACTGTCAGCACACAGAAACTAACGGCAATCAAGGACACAGATATTTCAGAATTCTGCACTAGCAAGGATCAGTGTTGTAGAACTCTCAGTGACCTCCTGCAGTCCCAGTCCCATCTCTGCTGAAGAGCCACATGAGGTGACGTTACCTGGAAGAGCCCGATCCAgtcccaggcactgctggggaacTCCTGCACGGCCGAGTAGCGGATGAGAACATCGTGCTCTGCGCTCCACTCACCCTCAGCCTGCAGCGTGACCAAGGGCTCTGAGACAAGAGGCTTCATctgcacagaaaaacagagtTTAAACTCACTCAAGCCTGTCGTCCTTTCAGTTATTCTTTTCAAGTTATTCTCTGCCACAGTTGCCACCTGTGGGACTCTTTAACTGACTGGAAGTCAATTTGCTGCCTTCACTATGATCACAATGAAACAGAATTATGGCTCAGGAAATCAGCTGCTGTAAGGCAACACTGAGTAAAACAAACTTTTTCTTAACATAACTGGGACAGCACACCTCAAGCTTGAAAGTTCCTGTGACAGGTTTGTGATCACTGATGCCATAGCTCATGTGACTGAGATAGTTACTCAGATTAACAGAAATTAGGTTCTCTTCTTCAGGGAATTCGTCTTCTTTTGATGCAACCTCACAGGTATTTTTCACTTTCCACAGAATTCTATCAGTCCAAGCTggcttccttttcttctcactGCAAAAATGTAAGGTAAAAAGTGAAATGAGCAGAGAAACAAGTGCCAAGAGCTAAGAATGCTGTGCAAAATCTACTAAAAGTCTGTGAGATACATATTAATAAAAGGAGGCAATCATATCCAAGCTTCATTTTACAGCTCTGTTTAATGTGTTTTACAGCTAATATTTCCTTAATTTGAACTCCATTCAGCACAGATCAGTGTCAAGGCTTTCTGAAAGAGGAGTAAAATGAAGGGGGGAAGGACGTTTCAGTGGGTTAGTTGGCTTCATACAGGAAATGATACTTTCTCCTAAAACCCTGTAAAAATATGCATGAACATTGAGATAATACAGCAACTGCCCCAGGCTCCAAACGTACAGATATTCTGAGAAATGAGGGCGTAAAAATAAGGAATATCTAGGAAGAGTCTGAATGACATCTGAAATTATTCAAAATGTTGGAGAGCAAGCTTCTTTTCACAATAAAAAACAGGACAGACTTGGGTAGCTTACGGTAATCACAGGTGCCACAGCAATGCTTTATTCAGAAGTTCCTCTAAATTGTACCAGCCTGCATTTCAGGTTTGCCAGCTACTGCTGCCTCATAACAACAGGCTTTCAAAATTCCATAATCAAGGGAGTTGTGCCTGCAAGTGTGCTATAGATCAAACTTATCACAAGGCAGAGTTTCCTTTTATACCATATCAATTACAGCAGAAGACATGAGCCCTCTGTGGTTCTCTCTGTGGTGGGAGGAAGGCTTAACAGCAACTCTCTGGATGGGTAGATCGCTTCAAATTGAAATGGAGAAAAGATCATACCCTATGGAGGAGGAATTAGGATGGACTGGATTGGATTATAAAAGTTAAGAGCAGGATGTGTAAGGAAAACTGTCAGTTTAACAACTTTAAAAACCAGAATCAAGGCCATTTAGTTCAATATTCAGCATCATTTTGTTTTACCCTTTCCCACCTTTACTGAGGTGGGAAGATTTGAACTGACCAAGGGCCCTTATCCCACTTAGTGCAGTAATTCTATAAACCGACAGAAATCTTCAGGAGATGCCAGAggtctgctctgctgtgcaggaaaATACCAAAATAACAGCTCAAGGTAAAACACTCACTGTTTTAGAGAAAATGGGGGATTAGATGGGAAACCAACCCTCAGAATTCACATTAAAGGAgtaccaaaaataaaattctgtggGCTTCAGTAAAAGCCACTTTTGCCTTGAGGTCTGCTAGTCATCCCCATCTGAGCTTGAACAGCAGCAGGGTGCACACAGAATGTGTAACCACACCTTTTGTTCTTCTAAATCAGCCAATACAGACAACCAGGCCATGAAAAATTTGTAAAATGTCCAGGTTTGGATTATCTTAAGTCTTTTTTGTTAGATGAATTTATTGCTGGTCCCATTAGATCTCGTTATATTCAATTAGGAAGCAAAATGTCTTTGGGTCCACATGGATAAATTTCCAATATTAAGTGCAACAGCAGAGTAGATAACATTGCAGCTTTGAGACAGGTTAAGAAAATCCCTAAAGAAAATCAGCTGCCATctgattttcaaatatttcacaaaaatcaaagcaaaagcTCAGATGGAGCCTTGTTTTgattctgaaatattaaaaaaactacaaaattcAGAAAGTTCTCTTCTTACTTAAACCAAAACAGGGACTTCTGTTCTCTGGAAGTAAAGAAAAAGATCAGTACAAAACCCTGTTTGGACAGAAACTTATCCTTCTGTGGAAATGTAAGACTAATACTTAACAAACTTTAATAACACAGAAAAACTTTGGAAATTTAAGATACTCCATCTTCAACTTAAAATAATCAATAAAGacaaatacaaattaaatgCTTAAGCAGAGAAGGGAAGCAAAAATGACAGACAATAATTCTTTTGCTCCTTTTTGACAACCAATGAGCACTTTTAGTaggaaagaacaaaacagaagcagCTTAAACAAGTGctcatttattttgttaatcTGGTCTTTCTAAAAAGGCAGCTGGGTTGTTTCATTACTTCCCTCATACAATCAGCAGACCCCAGCTTCTTCAGTCAGAAATATTCATTTATTCAGATTTGATCAATCCAAGCCTAACAGAACATCTCAACAGCCCCAGTACACTCAGGAAATTCAGGTTTGCTGATTACTGAAGTGATATTTAACCAAGCACCACATTCACTCTCATATTCCACGTCTAAACTCATTTTATCTTTTACCTTGTGTCATAGACCTCCGAGTACAGGTCAAACTTGTAGGTGGGCTTAAACAGCAGAGGACCCTCTCTGAATTCCTTCAGAAATGGTTCCTTTTTTTTGGCCATATttaactgcagaaataaaaagtaacttttaaagatcatgtttaaaaaattaaagcttaAAGGATAATTGGGAAAATATCTTCCAAGAATTCAACATTGCAGTCAGTACAACATTGGAAAGGTAAATTCAGAAGGGCCTCTTTGTTATAGCCAGAACTCTTGGCATGATTCATCTAAAAGTTTTGAGGCAATTCTGcccaaaataaaatccagaatAAGGTTCTCTTAAAAAGAACTCTTGGGAGAAGAGGAGAGATAAAGGTGGGGAACAACTAAGAAGACATGAAGTTCAAAGACATCTCCAGTCAAACGTGAGCATTGTAAATGAGTAAGAGActgcacaaaagcagaaaaagtttGCAATTAACTGAGGCTTATGACTGCTCTGAGTTTGTGTTCTTTAACAGAAATTAGCAGCTCAAGCTGTAATTTAACCACTACGTTGTGTTTGTGTGCATTAAACCCAAAATCAAACCCCCAAAGAGACTGAGCCAACCTACCTGGTCCTTCTCCCAGAGCAGATTGAAACGTTTGTTATTGATTGATTCTCTGACAAAATGTATCCCATAATCTGCTATCCGGAAGTTGAGATCTCCAAACCAGAAGAGAACccttaaaaccaaaccaaaatgcATCAAACAAGGAAGATTTATATGAATCTATTAACTCAAGGGAAGAATTTGACAGCATATTAGCCATTACACTAATTAGGTGCTCTAATCACTTTTATTACTTAATGCAAAGAGCTTAAATACAAACATTAAGTAGTTATAGATAAGCTTACACAGGGACAACCTGCtgctaaacaaaacaaaattgaagTAATTGAAACAGTAAATTAAGTCCCTTGCATTCTTGCTGCTTGCCTGAATATTAACTTCTCCTGGGTCTTACATCTCTGAATGTTTAACAGCAACCAAAAGGATTTTTGGTATAAACAGGCTTTAATTTCTAAAGCTTTCCTGCATGACATGCAGTCTATATGCTAACAAATTAATGCAATTAGAGATTGGAAGAAAATAGTCTTGTAAAACAGACATCTGTCGTTCAGGTTATCTTTTCCTCCCAGTGCTTCAGGGTCAGGGCTGAAGgggcatttaaaataaaaatgatggatgaaaaatccaaacccaaaacTCTTCAGTGCAAGAGTTCACCCTATAATGGataaaaacaacacagaacTGAGTGAACAACTCACTCATGATCAAAGGGACTTGGAATATCCTCTCCTTCAAACTGCATTTCCAGGATTTTCTCGAAGTCATCCAGGCGCTGCTCTGTGTTCTCCATGTGAGCCGGCAGGTGGCAGTTCATGAAGCAGATCGTGTGCCCGAAGAGGGACATGCGGATGCTGACTCCTCCCTTGTTCCCCTGGCGTGGAAGATGAACAACATTCCCTGAAACTGCAGTCAATGCCTGCAAATGGAACTAACACCACCCGTGACTTTTGAAATCAAGATTTAAAGCAGCACAATTTCTCCCTACACAACTTGCTGCGTATCAGCGAATaaactgaaatctgaaattacGGTCTGTGCTGCACACCAGGTTCAAACAAATGAGTCTGCTTGTCAGgtgattaatttttaattaaccCCCATCTCCTCTGTCCCAGCATGGACCCGTGGAGAGGCACAAAGCACCTTCAGCaagcagctgggcacagccaggcagtcCTTACCCAGTAGCCGTAGAGGCCTGTGCGGGTGTAGTGGGTGTGGATGTCCCGGATGAAGGGAAGGTGCACGTGCTTCACGAAGATCAGAAGCAGCAACCCCTGCATGCGGa contains:
- the INPP5K gene encoding inositol polyphosphate 5-phosphatase K isoform X3, whose translation is METAGLPTKELRLHLVTWNVGTASPPPDVTSLLQLNSQGSTTDMYVIGLQEVNSKITNFLSDLAFDDPWSIFFMTVLSPLGYMKLSSVRMQGLLLLIFVKHVHLPFIRDIHTHYTRTGLYGYWGNKGGVSIRMSLFGHTICFMNCHLPAHMENTEQRLDDFEKILEMQFEGEDIPSPFDHEVLFWFGDLNFRIADYGIHFVRESINNKRFNLLWEKDQLNMAKKKEPFLKEFREGPLLFKPTYKFDLYSEVYDTREQKSLFWFNEKKRKPAWTDRILWKVKNTCEVASKEDEFPEEENLISVNLSNYLSHMSYGISDHKPVTGTFKLEMKPLVSEPLVTLQAEGEWSAEHDVLIRYSAVQEFPSSAWDWIGLFQVTFRHVKDYVTYAWVEDDEISSNKDSKQVYMSASEIPKTGGEFLLCYYSNNLQSIVGISEPFQIQRSQTPIEKDLSEEESSWLQNAANPQSGGNPEKRKGI
- the INPP5K gene encoding inositol polyphosphate 5-phosphatase K isoform X4, with the protein product METAGLPTKELRLHLVTWNVGTASPPPDVTSLLQLNSQGSTTDMYVIGLQEVNSKITNFLSDLAFDDPWSIFFMTVLSPLGYMKLSSVRMQGLLLLIFVKHVHLPFIRDIHTHYTRTGLYGYWGNKGGVSIRMSLFGHTICFMNCHLPAHMENTEQRLDDFEKILEMQFEGEDIPSPFDHEVLFWFGDLNFRIADYGIHFVRESINNKRFNLLWEKDQLNMAKKKEPFLKEFREGPLLFKPTYKFDLYSEVYDTSEKKRKPAWTDRILWKVKNTCEVASKEDEFPEEENLISVNLSNYLSHMSYGISDHKPVTGTFKLEMKPLVSEPLVTLQAEGEWSAEHDVLIRYSAVQEFPSSAWDWIGLFQVTFRHVKDYVTYAWVEDDEISSNKDSKQVYMSASEIPKTGGEFLLCYYSNNLQSIVGISEPFQIQRSQTPIEKDLSEEESSWLQNAANPQSGGNPEKRKGI
- the INPP5K gene encoding inositol polyphosphate 5-phosphatase K isoform X1, whose amino-acid sequence is MALLGGEDALQPCEGLSLNDLESLPSVRSRSASISSTGSSGRLQLRHRVAQLMACVEDISSDDEIHEEVSRTLDEAFLIWGKKLKDKWQEFRLHLVTWNVGTASPPPDVTSLLQLNSQGSTTDMYVIGLQEVNSKITNFLSDLAFDDPWSIFFMTVLSPLGYMKLSSVRMQGLLLLIFVKHVHLPFIRDIHTHYTRTGLYGYWGNKGGVSIRMSLFGHTICFMNCHLPAHMENTEQRLDDFEKILEMQFEGEDIPSPFDHEVLFWFGDLNFRIADYGIHFVRESINNKRFNLLWEKDQLNMAKKKEPFLKEFREGPLLFKPTYKFDLYSEVYDTREQKSLFWFNEKKRKPAWTDRILWKVKNTCEVASKEDEFPEEENLISVNLSNYLSHMSYGISDHKPVTGTFKLEMKPLVSEPLVTLQAEGEWSAEHDVLIRYSAVQEFPSSAWDWIGLFQVTFRHVKDYVTYAWVEDDEISSNKDSKQVYMSASEIPKTGGEFLLCYYSNNLQSIVGISEPFQIQRSQTPIEKDLSEEESSWLQNAANPQSGGNPEKRKGI
- the INPP5K gene encoding inositol polyphosphate 5-phosphatase K isoform X2: MALLGGEDALQPCEGLSLNDLESLPSVRSRSASISSTGSSGRLQLRHRVAQLMACVEDISSDDEIHEEVSRTLDEAFLIWGKKLKDKWQEFRLHLVTWNVGTASPPPDVTSLLQLNSQGSTTDMYVIGLQEVNSKITNFLSDLAFDDPWSIFFMTVLSPLGYMKLSSVRMQGLLLLIFVKHVHLPFIRDIHTHYTRTGLYGYWGNKGGVSIRMSLFGHTICFMNCHLPAHMENTEQRLDDFEKILEMQFEGEDIPSPFDHEVLFWFGDLNFRIADYGIHFVRESINNKRFNLLWEKDQLNMAKKKEPFLKEFREGPLLFKPTYKFDLYSEVYDTSEKKRKPAWTDRILWKVKNTCEVASKEDEFPEEENLISVNLSNYLSHMSYGISDHKPVTGTFKLEMKPLVSEPLVTLQAEGEWSAEHDVLIRYSAVQEFPSSAWDWIGLFQVTFRHVKDYVTYAWVEDDEISSNKDSKQVYMSASEIPKTGGEFLLCYYSNNLQSIVGISEPFQIQRSQTPIEKDLSEEESSWLQNAANPQSGGNPEKRKGI